TTCATTCCGACCCTGATGGAAGAAACGGATAAAATCATCAAGGCGCAGACCGCCAGAGGAGCCAATTTCACTAGTGGAAGTCTCGTACGCAGAGCCAAGAACCTGATTCCGATCGCTATTCCATTGTTCGTTAGTGCATTTCGGCGTGCGGAAGAGCTGGCTTTGGCGATGGAAGCACGTGGCTATCGCGGGGGAGTGGGGAGAACGCGGCTGAATAAGCTGACGTTCACTTGGCGTGATGGAATCGTAGCTGTTGTGAGTGTGATCCTGGTAATCGTGATTGGGTGGTGGCGTACATGAAGCGACTGCGATGTGTATTGGCGTATGACGGAACTGACTTCAGCGGTTTTCAGGTACAGCCAGATCAAGTAACGGTCCAGGGTGAAATTGAAGCCGCATTGAATCGGATTACCGGAGAAGATATCCAAGTCTTCGGATCAGGCCGGACAGACGCGGGTGTTCATGCACGCGGTCAAGTGATTCACTTTGACACGTCGAGCAACATTCCGATGGATAAATGGCGGTTTGTGTTGAATAATCAGTTGCCTGATTCTATTGTCATTCGGACAGTCGAAGAGGTCGATGCCTCTTTTCATGCGCGTTTTGACGTGCAAGTTAAAGAATATCGATATTGTATCGACAACAATCCGGTAGCAGATGTATTTCGACATCGTTACGCCGACCATGTCCGGTTCCCGTTAGATGTGGACGCGATGCAGCAGGCTGCTCATTACTTGGTGGGTGAACATGATTTTACTTCCTTTTGCTCGGCAAAAACATTCGTCGAGGACAAGGTTCGGACTGTGTACGGGCTCACCGTGGAAAAAATCGGAGACGAGGTATGGGTGACATGCCGAGGCAACGGTTTTTTGTACAACATGGTTCGAATTATTGTGGGGACTTTGGTTGAAGTAGGGCAAGGAAAAAGAAGCCCTGCTGAACTGAGGGAAATCCTCGCCGCATGTGATCGGGAAAAGGCAGGTAAGACAGCACCAGCCAAGGGTCTGACCATGTGGGAGGTTGTCTACTAGTTCTCAGATTTCCAACTATTAGACGAACGAGCAGCACTTGACTATAGGGCGTCTATGTAGTACGATATTCCTTGGTATTTTAACCCCGCCTAGCCCCACTCTAGCCCCGGGATTGAAAGACAAGAACGTGATTACATGGAACACCTGGAAGAGTTGCTCACCCGTAACAGCAATTATCTTCCATTGCAAGTTTCGGTTGTTTTGGTTATAAGTAGATGGATATGTGTTAGGTAAGATATTTAGGAGGGACAAAAATGCGTACCACATATATGGCGAAACCGCTCGAAGTTGAGCGCAAATGGTACATCGTTGACGCTGAAGGCCAAACGCTGGGTCGTCTGGCGAGCGAAGTAGCTTCTATCCTGCGCGGAAAATTGAAACCAGAATTCACTCCTCACGTTGACGCTGGCGATTTCGTAATCGTAATCAACGCTGACAAAGTGAAATTGACTGGTAACAAACTGAATGACAAAATTTACTACACTCACTCCCTGTATCCAGGTGGTTTGAAAAAGACCACTGCTGGCGCAATGCTGAACAAACGCCCAGATCGTATGTTCGAACTGGCGGTAAAAGGCATGCTGCCTAAAAACAGCCTGGGACGTCAAATGTTCACCAAGCTGAAAGTATACGCTGGAACTGAGCATCCGCACGCAGCACAAAAACCAGAAGTTTGGCAAATTCGCGGTTAAGGTAAAGGGAGGAAATATACGTGGCACAAGTACAATACTACGGTACAGGTCGTCGTAAGCACTCCGTAGCACGCGTTCGCCTGGTTCCAGGTGAAGGTCGCATCGTGATCAACAAGCGTGAAATGGATACTTACTTTGGTTTGGAAACACTGAAATTGATCGTAAAACAACCACTCGTTCTGACTGAAACTCTCGGTCGTTACGATGTATTGGTTAACGTAAACGGCGGCGGAACCACTGGTCAAGCTGGTGCAATCCGTCACGGCGTTGCTCGCGCTCTGCTGAAAGCAGATCCGGAACTGCGTGGCGCTCTGAAACGCGCTGGCTTCCTGACTCGCGATCCTCGTATGAAAGAGCGTAAGAAATACGGCTTGAAAGCAGCTCGTCGCGCACCTCAATTCTCCAAGCGCTAAGAAGCTTTCAATTATCAACATTATCGCCCTTGGCCATCATTGGTCAGGGGCTTTAATTTTTTCTTCCAACGGCCCTCCAATTTGCCTTCTATGGTTTTTTGAGCAACCCCTATTGTTATCTAAATGTCTATGCGTATAAAAATTCCTATACCCCGAAAAGCACTGTCTTTTAACAAGTCCATTGCTACTTTATAAATTACCAAAAAAAGTAAATTATATATTGAAAACAATTATTAAAATGGTATAATTTGGTATATTCAATAATGTTAGGAGGTCATTCATATGGGATAGTAACTATGAAGTGTAGAGCTACATAGCATCTGGTGCTACTGTATCTACTCCGAAATGGTCTGCTCGTGTGAACTCAACCGCTATCATTTTACTAGTGCTCGTGAGTGAAATCGGAGGCAAAAGCTACTGAATATACTTCGAGCATCAACTGTTGTCAATGGCAAATGGACATCTCGACCGCGAGCGATACGTTGCTGGAGGATGGCTCAAATTTGGCCTCCCAAATGGATCACTGACCACATGAGTCAGGTGGTGGATTACCGCATAAGAATCAATCATAGAGCCACTATTACACTTGGCTTGAAAATTCAACATACGAAAAAGTGAATCTTGAGAAATGGGAGAGTGGAAAGAATGTTGGATTGGGACAAAATGCAAGAGGAGTACGTAACGGATCATCATTATCATGTTTCTTACCATGAAGATGGATACGATATCGAGGGTACTGTATGGAAAAAGAAAAACGGAAATGGTTGGGATGTTCTCTTTTCTGATATACATAATGAGCTAAATGAAGAGAATGATACTCAATTAGATTTAGTAATTTTCCGCTATGAAAAAGATCAGTTAGACATCGAAGAAATCAATGAAATGTTTGCACAATGGGTCAACAAGGTGCTTCTTCGTAATGCAAAAGATAAATCAGTATACATGTACAAGGAAACATGAAATCAATTAAAGAAAAGGTGGTAGATTTTTAAATGTTTAAGAAGATAGTATCGCTTGTTTTAGCGGTTTCGTTTGTTTTTACTGGTGTCGTGGGGACTTCCA
This genomic stretch from Brevibacillus brevis harbors:
- the rplM gene encoding 50S ribosomal protein L13, whose protein sequence is MRTTYMAKPLEVERKWYIVDAEGQTLGRLASEVASILRGKLKPEFTPHVDAGDFVIVINADKVKLTGNKLNDKIYYTHSLYPGGLKKTTAGAMLNKRPDRMFELAVKGMLPKNSLGRQMFTKLKVYAGTEHPHAAQKPEVWQIRG
- the truA gene encoding tRNA pseudouridine(38-40) synthase TruA, with the protein product MKRLRCVLAYDGTDFSGFQVQPDQVTVQGEIEAALNRITGEDIQVFGSGRTDAGVHARGQVIHFDTSSNIPMDKWRFVLNNQLPDSIVIRTVEEVDASFHARFDVQVKEYRYCIDNNPVADVFRHRYADHVRFPLDVDAMQQAAHYLVGEHDFTSFCSAKTFVEDKVRTVYGLTVEKIGDEVWVTCRGNGFLYNMVRIIVGTLVEVGQGKRSPAELREILAACDREKAGKTAPAKGLTMWEVVY
- a CDS encoding DUF3986 family protein — its product is MLDWDKMQEEYVTDHHYHVSYHEDGYDIEGTVWKKKNGNGWDVLFSDIHNELNEENDTQLDLVIFRYEKDQLDIEEINEMFAQWVNKVLLRNAKDKSVYMYKET
- the rpsI gene encoding 30S ribosomal protein S9; the protein is MAQVQYYGTGRRKHSVARVRLVPGEGRIVINKREMDTYFGLETLKLIVKQPLVLTETLGRYDVLVNVNGGGTTGQAGAIRHGVARALLKADPELRGALKRAGFLTRDPRMKERKKYGLKAARRAPQFSKR